One Candidatus Latescibacterota bacterium genomic region harbors:
- a CDS encoding ABC transporter permease produces MLVPILFGVVTVTFFLMYVMPGDPVLALAGERYDEETLESLRKEFGLDKPLHLQYVDYLSRLARFDLGRSFITGRPVSESIAERFPRTMLLALSAMSIAVIAGVVTGGLSAWGRFPWLGRALMGLSLAGVSIPVFWLGLLLIHLFSIKLGILPPSGYGGGSIRYLVLPALTLSFASMATIARVTRSGFLEAGAGDFVRTARAKGLAESKVIGKHVFRNALIPVVTIVGTDFGSYLSGSVLTETIFGWPGLGRFIVQAIMKRDFPVIQGAILFMAVMFVLVNLLVDLSYGMIDPRVRQKEGPG; encoded by the coding sequence ATGCTTGTCCCGATCCTTTTCGGTGTCGTGACCGTGACATTTTTCCTGATGTATGTCATGCCTGGAGACCCCGTGCTGGCCCTGGCCGGTGAGCGGTATGACGAAGAGACCCTGGAAAGTCTCAGGAAGGAATTCGGGCTTGATAAACCTCTTCATCTTCAGTACGTGGACTATCTTTCCCGGCTTGCCCGTTTCGATCTCGGACGGTCGTTTATTACCGGAAGGCCTGTGTCGGAGAGCATTGCCGAGAGGTTTCCGCGCACGATGCTGCTGGCGTTGAGTGCCATGTCCATAGCAGTGATTGCCGGGGTGGTCACCGGCGGACTGTCCGCGTGGGGGAGATTCCCATGGCTCGGCAGGGCCTTGATGGGGCTGTCTCTCGCGGGAGTGTCGATCCCTGTATTCTGGCTTGGGCTTCTTCTGATCCACCTTTTTTCGATAAAGCTTGGTATCCTTCCACCATCGGGATACGGTGGAGGGTCTATACGATATCTGGTGCTTCCGGCGTTGACGCTTTCTTTCGCTTCGATGGCGACTATCGCCAGGGTGACCAGGTCAGGATTTCTCGAAGCCGGAGCCGGTGATTTCGTCAGGACGGCAAGGGCCAAGGGACTTGCCGAATCGAAGGTCATAGGCAAGCATGTCTTCAGGAACGCACTCATTCCCGTCGTGACAATAGTCGGCACGGATTTCGGCAGCTATCTCAGTGGCTCGGTCCTGACCGAGACGATATTCGGGTGGCCCGGCCTCGGCCGGTTCATCGTGCAGGCGATCATGAAAAGGGATTTTCCGGTCATACAGGGGGCTATTCTATTTATGGCGGTGATGTTCGTTCTCGTCAACCTGCTGGTCGATCTGAGCTACGGGATGATAGACCCCAGGGTGAGGCAGAAGGAGGGTCCAGGTTGA
- a CDS encoding ABC transporter permease, whose amino-acid sequence MSDNGDARNSGSGPLAGAEPSFRRRAVSKFLRNRVAVAGLIILLLIVSSSILSILAGAPDSAEIDLDRSLEPPSLRHPFGTDAFGRDLLIRVLQGGRVSLSVGFAARTISLVLGLLFGTLAGFYGGKVDSILMRLADITFSFPTLLLLIAIMAVASPGLISLFTALGVVGWAALARLVRAQVLSVRQREYVQAARAAGASDLKIITRYILPQCISPVIVVYTLGLGMTVMAESSLSFLGLGVQPPVPSWGRMISGGIAFMRTAPWLTLFPGLVLTLTISSLNLVGDGLRDALDPSIVRGFKGLGRMKL is encoded by the coding sequence TTGAGCGACAATGGAGATGCCAGAAATTCCGGGAGTGGACCACTTGCCGGTGCGGAGCCTTCCTTCCGCAGAAGAGCTGTCTCGAAATTTCTCAGAAACCGTGTCGCTGTGGCAGGGCTGATCATCCTTCTGCTGATCGTCTCGTCGTCGATCCTCTCCATCCTGGCCGGAGCCCCGGATTCAGCTGAAATAGATCTGGACCGGTCTCTCGAACCTCCCTCTCTCAGGCATCCGTTCGGAACAGATGCTTTTGGCAGGGATCTACTCATCCGCGTCCTACAGGGGGGACGAGTCTCCCTGAGTGTAGGGTTTGCCGCGAGGACGATATCTCTCGTGCTTGGCCTCCTTTTCGGGACCCTGGCGGGGTTTTATGGTGGCAAGGTCGATTCCATCCTCATGAGGCTGGCAGACATTACTTTCTCGTTTCCCACACTTCTCCTCCTGATCGCAATAATGGCGGTCGCTTCCCCCGGACTCATCTCATTATTTACTGCGCTGGGCGTAGTCGGATGGGCGGCGCTGGCGAGGCTGGTCAGGGCCCAGGTACTTTCCGTGAGGCAGAGGGAATATGTGCAGGCGGCAAGGGCGGCGGGAGCGTCAGATCTGAAGATAATCACAAGGTATATTCTTCCACAATGTATCTCTCCCGTGATAGTGGTATATACACTCGGACTGGGGATGACTGTGATGGCCGAATCGAGCCTCAGCTTTCTCGGGCTTGGTGTCCAACCGCCGGTACCCAGCTGGGGGCGGATGATCTCCGGAGGTATAGCTTTCATGAGGACCGCGCCATGGCTGACTCTGTTTCCGGGCCTTGTGCTGACTCTTACGATATCTTCGTTGAATCTGGTCGGTGACGGTCTGAGAGATGCCCTCGACCCTTCGATCGTCAGGGGGTTCAAGGGGCTGGGCAGGATGAAACTGTAA